One Candidatus Dadabacteria bacterium genomic window, GACATAACCCATAACACCCACAGAATCGATCCCCACAGCGAGCATTTCCCCATGAGTTCGCTTTGCAAAGACACGAACACAGACAACGTGGTTTCGATCTACAGCGTCTCGCACGGATACGGAATGGCCGCTGTTCGCATCGGCTTTCTCGCTGGACATCCGGACATCATGAAGGCGTGTCTCACGACGAAAGTCTCCTTAACGCGCCTTAATACCAACCTGATCGCCCAGTACGGAGCGCTAGCCGCTCTTAAGGACGACAGCTACATAACCGAAACAGAAGAAATTATCAGGAAAAACTACCATTTCATAAAAGACATCGTGGCCCGCACCCGGGGAATAGAAATACCCGTTGAACCGAGTTACGGATTTTCTATGGTGATAGACGCAAGCGGCACGGGGGTAACCGCGCAGGAACTGACAGTCTCTCTGTTTAAAAGAAATATAGCCGTATACCCTGGTGACGGTCTTGGAGACAGCGGCGCCACTGACTACGTCAGACTGAATTTTTCGCATCCCGACCAGCATGCACTAAAAAGATTAGAGGATTCTCTCGGCGAAGCCATAGAGGAAGCCCAGACGGGCATCTACACAGAAAGCGTAATAAGGTTTTTCGAACAAAGACAAAATGAGAGGGCAGGATGGATCCTTCGGGAATTGAAAAACAGGGCAAAGAACCGTCAGGCGGCATACTAGATCAGATAGGTAACACGCCGCTTGTAGAGTTAAGCAACATCAGCTCCGGCCGTATCCCGAATTTTTACGCCAAACTCGAGTTCTTCAATCCTTCCGGAAGCATAAAGGACAGAGTGGCACGATACATACTGGAGATTTCCGAAAAAAACAACGCCCTGGAACCCGGAGACCTGATAGTCGAATCCACATCGGGCAATATGGGACTTTCCTTCGCGCTGATCGGCACGCTCAAAGGTTACAGGTGCCTGTTCGCCATTCCAGAAACCGTAAGCAAAGAAAAAATAAAAACCCTCAGGCTGTTCGGCGCCGAGATAGTTCTCACGCCGAGGGGACTGCCCCCGAGCGACGGAAGAAGCTGTTACAAGGTAGCTCAGAGAATCGCAAGGGAAAGGTGTGCCCTGTATGTTAATCAGTACTTCAATGAATTAAATCCCGAGTCACATTACCACTCTACGGGCCCCGAGATATGGAAACAGACCGGAGGTATGGTGGACACGGTGTTTTGCGGTATAGGAACCGGAGGCACCATAAGCGGAGTCGGGAAATATCTCAAGGAAAAAAACCCCGGCACGAAAATAATAGGTGTGGAACCGGTTGGTTCGGTATTCAGGGAATATTACAGGGAAGGTACAGTACCTCAAGCCGGAAATTTCGAAGTGGAAGGCATTGGGAAAAACTTTATTCCGGGTGCTCTTGATTTCGACTTTGTCGATGACGTGGTTCAAGTAAGCG contains:
- a CDS encoding cysteine synthase family protein → MDPSGIEKQGKEPSGGILDQIGNTPLVELSNISSGRIPNFYAKLEFFNPSGSIKDRVARYILEISEKNNALEPGDLIVESTSGNMGLSFALIGTLKGYRCLFAIPETVSKEKIKTLRLFGAEIVLTPRGLPPSDGRSCYKVAQRIARERCALYVNQYFNELNPESHYHSTGPEIWKQTGGMVDTVFCGIGTGGTISGVGKYLKEKNPGTKIIGVEPVGSVFREYYREGTVPQAGNFEVEGIGKNFIPGALDFDFVDDVVQVSDKRSYETVSDLISKEGVFAGGSGGAVVAAALDYRGSFEKDRRVVVILPDTGLKYLSKFAV